A single window of Pyrus communis chromosome 10, drPyrComm1.1, whole genome shotgun sequence DNA harbors:
- the LOC137747330 gene encoding putative disease resistance protein RGA3 encodes MDVLEGLITYPVEGILKSVGSLAAQEIRLFRGFKKELTGLHQSSLAVQDYLGDVAHQPPHKRKAVEDWVKKLKDVAHDADDVLEDINYEVLRRKVEIQNHMKKKVLNFFSLSNPILFRQKMAHKIKNINASLAGLKSEASFIGLVARRIDHTPPPIMRNRETDSRFGQSDKIIGREETESDIIKMLMSKNQEKNLSVMAVVGIGGLGKTTLAKSIFNDDAIRTPFDEKMWVCVSDTSDVNPILNRMLESLKSHRTGLTSRQALLDDLTERLTDKRYILILDDVWNEEENFWREFMDCLSKVNSGPGSVAIVTTRSANVASIIETMPRCDLKGLSEEDCWSLLKGEAFPDGDASSLDSDQERIGRAIAKKCAGVPLVAKVLGSLMRSENSRREWSSILESKIWELPNEDQKIMSVLKLSFDNLTPSSLKQCFAYCSMFVKDFEIEKDDLVQLWMAQGYLHSSPNVSMEDIGNEYFNILLQNSLFQDAREEYGITICKMHDLVHDLAEKAFKSESLTRDLDQMDDDEIEIQHVAHISSTTIERILKGSVERLRSLFVDCRVPSNTFQRFKDLRTLNLFGAEIEELPISIGKLKRLRYLNISSTRIKELPKSIGKLYNLQTLRMSYTNIKTFPREMENLINLRHVYFDEDVEVPFGMTILTHLQTLPCFKLDRARRHRLDELGGLNKLKGELVIGSLEFVRDKEEAMESKLVEKANLRKLILKWGEERNGNFLDEDILEGLQPHPNLESLTIEEFKGTKFASWMMRNCRVTNLRHLRIRSCEKLLSLCCGLEYCPSLETVKIKNCGNLESFQISPSQSLQKLKIVGCPKLRCTSIQSLPSLCNLVIERCTTLEGDLSLNGCTSLRHLIIRYCDGFTSILSGLHSCTSLRTLRIWNCPNLRTLSGHGLQTPVSLEHMQIWDCPNLEAIPSLDNLTSLTELIIWECGGLISLPSGLAYCTSLTHLRVSNCPNLEAIPSLDNLTSLAELMVSFCHNLISMADHNVSSLQSLSRLELYKCGKLQYLPKGLHSLSRLEVLYIGAFCQELDSFPDFQVPSKLKELRLYGWPKLKSLPQQIQHSASLTDLRIDGFDGLEALPEWLGNLTSLAELTICECENLMYLPTVEAMQRLTNLHDLVIYSCPQLEERCAKDSGPEWPKISHIPDKR; translated from the exons ATGGATGTGCTAGAAGGTCTCATCACTTATCCGGTGGAGGGAATACTGAAGTCGGTCGGTTCACTTGCTGCTCAAGAAATCCGTCTTTTCCGAGGATTCAAAAAAGAGCTAACTGGGCTTCACCAATCGTCACTTGCGGTTCAAGATTACTTGGGCGATGTTGCGCACCAACCACCTCACAAGCGCAAGGCGGTGGAGGACTGGGTCAAGAAACTGAAAGACGTAGCTCATGATGCCGATGATGTCTTGGAGGACATCAACTACGAAGTTCTCCGGCGTAAAGTAGAAATTCAAAACCACATGAAGAAGAAGGTACTTAACTTCTTTTCGCTCTCCAATCCCATTTTATTTCGTCAAAAGATGGCACACAAGATTAAGAACATCAATGCGTCCCTGGCGGGTCTCAAGAGTGAGGCATCTTTCATTGGCTTAGTTGCAAGGAGAATAGATCATACCCCTCCTCCAATTATGAGGAACAGAGAAACTGACTCGAGATTCGGTCAGTCTGATAAGATCATTGGAAGGGAGGAAACTGAGTCGGATATCATTAAAATGTTGATGTCCAAGAATCAGGAAAAGAACCTTTCGGTTATGGCCGTTGTGGGAATCGGAGGACTCGGAAAGACGACTTTGGCAAAATCAATATTCAATGATGATGCTATTCGTACGCCTTTTGATGAAAAAATGTGGGTCTGTGTATCCGACACTTCTGACGTTAATCCGATACTAAATCGGATGTTAGAATCCCTTAAGTCACACAGGACAGGACTTACAAGTCGGCAAGCATTGCTGGATGACCTCACGGAAAGGTTGACAGACAAGAGATATATTCTGATACTTGATGATGTTTGGAATGAAGAGGAGAATTTTTGGAGGGAGTTTATGGATTGTTTGTCGAAAGTCAATTCTGGTCCCGGAAGCGTTGCCATTGTTACTACCCGTAGTGCTAATGTTGCATCAATCATTGAGACAATGCCGAGGTGTGATTTGAAGGGCCTATCGGAGGAGGATTGTTGGTCTTTATTAAAGGGTGAAGCATTTCCAGATGGTGATGCTTCTTCTCTAGATTCAGATCAAGAGCGCATTGGAAGGGCCATAGCTAAAAAGTGTGCTGGTGTACCATTGGTGGCAAAG GTTTTAGGAAGCCTAATGCGTTCTGAAAATAGTAGGCGTGAATGGTCGTCAATTCTAGAAAGTAAAATATGGGAATTACCAAATGAAGATCAGAAAATCATGTCGGTCTTGAAGTTGAGTTTTGATAATTTAACACCGTCATCATTGAAGCAATGTTTTGCATATTGCTCAATGTTTGTgaaagattttgaaattgaaaaagatgACTTGGTCCAGCTCTGGATGGCTCAAGGATATCTCCATTCTTCTCCCAACGTAAGTATGGAGGATATAGgtaatgaatattttaatattctaTTGCAAAACTCTTTATTTCAAGATGCTAGAGAAGAGTACGGCATTACCATTTGCAAGATGCACGATCTGGTGCATGATCTTGCAGAAAAAGCATTCAAATCTGAAAGCTTGACGCGAGACTTGGATCAGATGgatgatgatgaaattgagattcAACATGTTGCGCATATTTCTTCCACTACAATTGAAAGAATTCTAAAAGGGAGTGTTGAGAGATTGCGGTCGTTGTTTGTTGATTGCAGGGTCCCTAGTAACACCTTTCAAAGGTTCAAAGATTTACGGACGTTGAATTTATTCGGTGCCGAGATTGAGGAGTTGCCCATCTCAATTGGAAAGTTGAAACGCTTGAGGTATCTTAACATTTCCTCGACAAGAATAAAAGAACTCCCCAAATCTATTGGCAAGCTCTATAATCTTCAGACGTTAAGAATGTCATATACAAACATTAAAACGTTTCctagggaaatggaaaatttgATCAACTTGAGACATGTTTATTTCGACGAGGATGTGGAAGTTCCATTTGGGATGACAATATTGACTCATCTGCAAACTCTACCATGTTTTAAATTGGATAGAGCAAGGCGTCATAGACTTGATGAGCTAGGTGGGTTAAATAAACTGAAAGGGGAACTAGTTATTGGATCATTGGAATTTGTGAGGGACAAGGAAGAAGCGATGGAATCAAAATTAGTGGAAAAGGCAAACCTACGAAAATTGATATTAAAATGGGGGGAAGAAAGAAATGGCAATTTTCTTGACGAGGATATTCTTGAAGGACTCCAACCGCACCCCAACTTAGAAAGCTTGACGATTGAGGAATTCAAGGGTACTAAATTTGCATCTTGGATGATGAGAAATTGTCGAGTAACCAATCTCCGTCATTTGAGAATTAGGAGCTGTGAGAAATTGTTGAGCTTGTGTTGTGGGTTAGAATATTGCCCCTCACTTGAGACGGTGAAAATTAAGAATTGCGGCAATCTAGAGTCCTTCCAAATTTCACCATCCCAGTCTCTTCAGAAGTTGAAAATAGTTGGTTGCCCAAAGCTCAGATGCACTTCAATTCAGAGTCTGCCCTCACTCTGTAATTTGGTTATTGAGAGATGCACTACTCTCGAGGGGGACTTGTCTTTAAATGGTTGCACATCCCTCCGTCATTTGATTATTAGATACTGCGATGGATTCACAAGCATACTGAGTGGGCTCCATTCTTGTACTAGTCTTCGCACGCTGCGGATCTGGAATTGTCCAAATTTGAGGACTTTGTCGGGTCATGGGCTACAAACCCCCGTCTCTCTTGAGCATATGCAAATATGGGATTGCCCTAATCTAGAGGCTATTCCCAGTTTAGACAACCTCACGTCCCTCACTGAGTTGATTATTTGGGAATGTGGTGGATTAATAAGTCTACCGAGTGGGCTTGCATACTGCACATCTCTTACCCATTTGCGTGTCAGCAATTGCCCTAATCTAGAGGCTATTCCCAGTTTAGACAACCTCACGTCCCTCGCTGAATTAATGGTCAGCTTCTGCCACAATTTGATATCTATGGCGGATCACAATGTGTCCAGCTTACAATCTCTATCTCGTTTGGAATTATATAAATGTGGGAAATTACAATATTTGCCCAAGGGGCTGCACTCTCTGTCTCGTTTGGAAGTGTTGTATATCGGTGCCTTCTGCCAAGAGCTCGATTCTTTCCCTGATTTTCAGGTCCCATCGAAACTGAAAGAATTAAGATTGTACGGGTGGCCTAAGCTCAAGTCTCTGCCTCAGCAAATTCAACACTCTGCTTCTCTAACAGATTTGCGCATTGATGGTTTCGATGGTCTGGAGGCTCTTCCAGAGTGGTTGGGCAACCTCACATCTCTCGCTGAGTTGACAATTTGTGAATGTGAGAACCTGATGTATCTGCCTACGGTCGAAGCTATGCAACGCCTAACCAATTTACATGATCTAGTGATTTATTCGTGTCCCCAACTGGAAGAAAGATGCGCCAAGGACAGCGGCCCAGAATGGCCAAAGATTTCTCACATTCCAGATAAgaggtaa
- the LOC137747673 gene encoding uncharacterized protein, translated as MDKPRPVDFNCLTTAAREVRLSRALPFPPPTPLYQMLSCTSRRTTAMASIPSSTFASGSTWERTEESTSIINLFAIEFVREKVRERKKSNREGWMKRNTHQSFQQLEVRSLNLTELQLLFQREKEDKRMVCSTFNALG; from the exons aTGGATAAACCGAGGCCGGTAGATTTCAACTGCCTCACAACCGCCGCCAGAGAGGTCAGATTGTCCAGAGCGCTGCCTTTTCCTCCGCCAACACCGTTGTATCAGATGTTAAGCTGCACCTCCAGGAGGACCACAGCAATGGCTTCAATCCCATCCTCCACTTTTGCTTCTG GATCGACTTGGGAAAGAACAGAGGAGAGCACAAGCATTATCAATTTATTTGCTATA GAGTTTGTCAGGGAGAAAGTTCGTGAACGAAAGAAATCTAATCGAGAg GGTTGGATGAAAAGAAACACCCATCAAAGCTTTCAACAACTCGAAG ttcGAAGCTTGAATCTCACCGAGCTTCAG TTATTGTTTCAAAGGGAGAAAGAGGACAAAAGAATGGTTTGTTCTACTTTCAATGCTTTgggttaa